Within the Borrelia parkeri genome, the region GATACTAGTGGTTCTGCCTTGCAAGAGATTATAGGGCTTAGACCTTTTTTAATAAAGCCAAATATTAATGAACTTAAAGAACTTTTGGGTGTGAATTTGACTTCTAGTAAGGATCTAATTAATGCTGGGTGTGAGCTTATTGAAAGGGGCGTGCAGAATATTATAGTCTCAATGGGAAGTGAAGGGGCTGTTTTTATAAATAATAAAGATGCTTGTCTGGCTAGTGTCCCGCAAATTAATTCTTTAAGTACTATTGGTGCAGGAGATTCTGTAGTTGCTGGATTTGTATATGCTAATCAAAATGGGAATTCTCTTCTTGATTCTTTTAGGTTTGGAGTTGCGTCAGGTACCGCAACGGCACTTAGAGGACAACTTTGTAGTCTTGATGATGTTAAAGATATTTTTGATAAAGTAAAACTTGAACATCTTTCTTTAATGTAACTTAAACATTTATAAATATTAATGAATTTTATGTTTTAGTGGATTTTTTGAAGGTTTTTATTTTATAACGCAACTTTAATAATAACTTTAATGTATTTTTTCAGTTGATTTATGCTTTCATAATTACTTTTGAAATAAGGTAAATGCAGATAAGAATTCTTGACTTTAAAGATTACTATCGGGAGCGACGGGTCTCGAACCCGCGACCTCCTGCGTGACAGGCAGGCGTTCTAACCATCTGAACTACACCCCCAAATACAATACCTTAAGATTATATTGTTTTTCTTTTTGTTTGTCAATTTATTTTAATGCATCTATATGATCTGAGATTTTTGAATCTCTCTTTATTGTTTTTAGGCTGACATTTTTAATGATGTCTTTGCTTGATATTATTTTTATGCTTTCTTTAGCTCTTGTTATTGCAGTGTAGAGTAGTTCTTTTGTTAAGAATGGATGATCTTCTATGATTATTTGTATATGTTGATATTCAGAGCCTTGACTTTTATGTATTGTTGTTGCAAAACTAAGTTCATATTTGTTTATTAAATTAAAGTTTATTCTTTTGTATTTTTCATCTTCTCTTTTGAATAAAGCGTAAATTTTAGAGTTTTCTCTAAAGAGAATACCCCTTTCTCCATTAAATAGATCGTTTTTATAATCATTTTGAGTAATTAAAATTATTTGTCCAATTAAATTACCATAGATTTTTTTCAAATATAATTTTATTATTTCATTTATTCTTTTTGTTCCAAATTTTCCAAAATTTCTTGAGCATAAAATGACGTTGCTAAGCAGAGCATTAATTATTGATTCAATTTTTTTATTGTTTAGTGAATTGAGATCAAAATTAGAGATATTTTTATATAAATTTTTTGTGTGATTTAATAATTCATTTTCAATATTGACTTTATTTATATCCTTTAAAATTATATTTTTGTTGGCATTAAGTTGAATATCAATTAGATTTGTGTCTTCTTGATATATTGCTTTGGCTAATAAATTTATCTCATCGTTACTTCTGAAATTTTTTTTAAGTATTTCTACATTTTCATCACTTATTTCTTTTATTTGCGTCAAACTTGAATATACATTTCCTCCAGATATTGATGGAAGTTGGTTTTTGTCCCCTGTTATTATGAGTTTTGTGCTTGTTTTGGTCGCCTTTAACAATTTTAAGAAAGTGCTTGAATCTATCATAGATGCTTCATCAATTATTATTATTTCAAATTCTAGGGGGTTGGTTTCATCATATTTATTGCCTTTATTGATAAATGACATTTTTAATAATTTTTGTACTGTGCTATATTCTGTTTCAAGGTTTTTAAATGATTCTTTTAGACTTGATTTTAGTTTTTGACTTGCTTTTCCAGTTGGTGCTACAAGGGCTACCTTTTGTTTGACATTTAAGTGCATATCAATTGCTTTTAGAATATAATTGATAGTTGTTGTTTTACCTGTACCCGGGCCACCACTGAGTATAAAGAAATTACTTTTTAAAGATTTTTTGATTGAATTGATTTGTTCTTCACTTAGGTCTTTAGTATTTAAGTTGTTCATGATATTTTGTATTCTTTTAGTAGTTATTTCACTTTTGTTATCCTTAAGTCTTTGATCTATTTTTTTTATTAGTTCTTCTTCTTCTCTAAAGTTTTTTTGAGTATAGATGTGAATATTATTTTCTAATATTAAAGGAGTTATTATTCTTTCATTTTGATTAAGATGTTTCATTATATTATTTTCTTTTAAATGTAAGATTATTTCGTGTATTTTTGTTGCTTGTGTAAGATTTGCAAGTTCTTTTAGTATGTTGATTGATTTTTGATAAGATTGATCTTCGTCTTCTATTTCAAGGAAAGCACAGTCAATCGTATTTTGAATATCTTTGATTAATAAATTAATATTAGCTCTTAAATGTCCTTTAGAGAGATAATTAAATAAAAATATTAAAAAAATAGTAATTTCTTCGTACTTTTCATCTTTGATTTTTTTTGTGAGTAAATGTGCTTTATAGTAATTTTCTATGTTTATGTTTAAAGTTTCTATTATTTCATAAATTTTGAGTTCTGGATTCAAATAATTTCTCTTATAATCTTTTAAAAATTCTCTTAAGACTAAAAAATTTCTCATATTTTCCTTTTAATATTTTAATTGCAAATATATTTGTTCTAGATCTAATTCTTTAAAATTTGGTATGGTGAAATAAATCCCATTCTGTGTTTTAGATTGTTCTTTAATATTTTTTTGAAATGCTCTTGTAAAGAGATATATTACTCCTCCAAAATATTTATTATATTCTTCTGGACTCTTAAAGAGTATTTTTTTTGTTCCTAGTGCGTAGATTTTATATTGTAAGTCATACTTTTCTTGTTTCATCTTCTTTTTTAAGTTAGTTAAATTATAATCTTTTAAATTTGCTCCAAGATAATTTGTTTTATAGTCTAAAATGTATACTTTATTATTTATCTTAAATATAAGATCAATGATTCCCTTTATATATCCGTCATTGAATGTTAAATCCAACTTGTTGTGATTTTTAAAGAGAGACTTTTGTTCATAAATTTTTGTATCTATCTTGATTAAAAATTCCATTTCTTTTTGTAATTCTTGAATATCACACAGTCTTGCGTCAATAAATCTGATTTTTGTATTTAATATGTTATAAATCATTTTTATTAGCATTGCTTGTATCTTGGGTGTATTTAACTTTGAATTGAAATGTTCGATTCTTTTCTGTATAAGAGCAATATTGATTTTTTGAAAATTGTTAAAATCATCTTTTGCATCGCTAAAATTTATATCTTTCATTATGACATGTAAAATATTACCAATATCTTTGCCCTTTGGGAGTGTTTCTTCAGTACAATTAGCATCATTTTCATAAGTCTCATCATTTTTTGTTTCTTGATTTGTATGGTAAGTTGATTTATAGTTTGATGCAAGACTTGTATAGCTATGTGTATATTCTCTTCTAAATAAATGTTTGTTTATTGGTGTTGGAGGTATTAATTTTATTTCTTTGTTATCATTTTTTTCTAATTTATTAAATTTATGGGTTTTAATCAGATTGTATACATTAAAGTCTAAATTTATTTTATCAATTGTTTTTATTTCTGCTAGCTCTAACATTTTATTTATTATTGTGCCTTTATTGATAATAAATAGTGCAAATCTTGATCGTGTTGTTCCTACATAAAAAATATTTTTCTCTTCATTTAAAATCTTATGTTTGGCAGATTGTTGATTTTCTTTTAATTTTAAAAAATCATATTCTATCTTATTTTCTAAGTAAAATTTATAAAATGTATCTGATTTTTTCAGTAAGCTATCATTGTATTGAATATCACCTATGAGAAATACGATATTAACACTTAATCCTTTTGATTTATGAATTGTTAGTATTTCTATGGATTGATCACTTTGGGTAGTGATTTGCTCTTCATCTTGTTCAGTATCTTTATTTAGTATTAGATCTT harbors:
- the recD gene encoding exodeoxyribonuclease V subunit alpha; this encodes MRNFLVLREFLKDYKRNYLNPELKIYEIIETLNINIENYYKAHLLTKKIKDEKYEEITIFLIFLFNYLSKGHLRANINLLIKDIQNTIDCAFLEIEDEDQSYQKSINILKELANLTQATKIHEIILHLKENNIMKHLNQNERIITPLILENNIHIYTQKNFREEEELIKKIDQRLKDNKSEITTKRIQNIMNNLNTKDLSEEQINSIKKSLKSNFFILSGGPGTGKTTTINYILKAIDMHLNVKQKVALVAPTGKASQKLKSSLKESFKNLETEYSTVQKLLKMSFINKGNKYDETNPLEFEIIIIDEASMIDSSTFLKLLKATKTSTKLIITGDKNQLPSISGGNVYSSLTQIKEISDENVEILKKNFRSNDEINLLAKAIYQEDTNLIDIQLNANKNIILKDINKVNIENELLNHTKNLYKNISNFDLNSLNNKKIESIINALLSNVILCSRNFGKFGTKRINEIIKLYLKKIYGNLIGQIILITQNDYKNDLFNGERGILFRENSKIYALFKREDEKYKRINFNLINKYELSFATTIHKSQGSEYQHIQIIIEDHPFLTKELLYTAITRAKESIKIISSKDIIKNVSLKTIKRDSKISDHIDALK